The sequence CTTCTGGGCGAGGATCAAAATCAAATTGAGCCAGCATGGTTTGTTGAGCAATTACATTCCAGCGCGATCGCGATTTGTCTAATCCTTGGAATAACCACTGTTCTTGTTCTGTCCCGGTCATGGTCGCATTTTCATCTAAGGCTGCGGGACACCGGGGTTTGAGTCCGTCGTCACAAGGTTGAACTGTGCGATATTGACGGGTATCTAACACGTGGAATTCAGCTAAGTTACCGAAGGTCAACCGCCGATAAAGTTGCATATCTGGGCCGTTGGGCAGGGAAGACGCACGCAAGGGCATGTGTTCGTAGTATGCTTGATAAGCATTGGCACGCCGTGCTACAAATGCTTCTGGGCTTTGGTTCTCTTCTGGTGTCAGGTTAGCGTAGTTGTTCTCTACTTCATGATCATCCCAAGTGACAATCCAGGGGAACGCTGCGTGAGCAGCTTGGAGATTGGCGTCAGTTTTATACAAAGCGTAACGGTTGCGGTAGTCGGCGAGGGTAACGATTTCTGGGCTGTTGTGCTGGCGCGGCCCTGTAGTTTGCGGGCCATATTCGTAAATATAATCACCGACATGCACTACTAGGTCAAGGTCTTCTTCTGCTAAATGCTGGTAAGCTGTGTAGTAGCCGTTTTGCCAGTCTTGACAGGAAACAAAGGCAAAGTTGAGTTGTTGTGCGGTTCTACGGAATGAGGGTGCGGTGCGAGTTCTACCGATGGGACTAACTTCATTACCCACTCTAAATTGATACCAATACCAACGATCAGGATTCAGCCCTCGCACGTCAACGTGTACTGAGTGCGCTAGGTCTGGGGTTGCTAAAGTTCTCCCTTTTTGCACAACTCTTCTCATTTTTTCATCAAGGGCGACTTCCCACCGCACTACAATATTTTCTGGTGGCATTCCTCCACCATTAAGAGGATTGGGAGCTAGTCTTGTCCATAAAACAACGCCATCTGGGAGAGGGTCGCCGGATGCAACACCAAGACGGAACGGATAATCAGAAAATCTCGGTCTGGCGATCGCGGGACTCCATTGACTGGTAACTGCTAAACCTGTGGCGAATCCCGCACCGATGAGGAAATCCCGCCGTTTCCAATGGTTTAATAATGAGCCGTTTTGTGGAAATTTCATCATTCACCCCTAGTCGATTTACTTTGACAGCCCGTTTCCGAGCGCAGCCAAGCTATCAACCTGCATTCAAGCGGCGATTAAGGTAGTGTTAAAAAAACAGAATATTTATTGCAGGGAATGGGGTGGTGGGGTTGGTAGGGGCGTAGCTTGCTTCTCCGTTTCGGAGTACGGCTGTTCGCCCTTATATTTATTGCAGGGAATGGGGTGATGGGGGGATGGGGGGATGGGGAGGTGTGGGGAGTGTGGGGAGGTGTGGGGAGTGTGGGGAGTGTGGGGAGTGTGGGGAGTGTGGGGAGTGTGGGGAGTGTGGGGAGTGTGGGGAGTGTGGGGGGTGTGGGTTTACCGATTGCTCGGTGAAAAAAGGAGGGTCATTTTATGGGAAGATGTCATCAGGCTGGATATCTCCGTGCAAATTTCGTTTCCTGTAGTCAGAAAGTGTATGTCTACAAACAGTTGTGGTTGGGTGTTGGGAATTGTCATAATTTGTGGAAGCAGTTTGGCGCCAAATTGGGCGATCGCTCAAATCACTCCGGATACAAGTTTACCGACCGCTACTCAAGTTGATACCATAGGCAACACGACAAATATTACTGGTGGAACGCAAGCGGGAACTAATTTATTTCACAGTTTCCGCGAGTTTTCTATCCCTACAGGGAACACAGCTTTCTTTCAAAACACCGCAGATATTCAAAATATTATCAGCAGAGTTACGGGTGGGTCACGTTCTGATATTGATGGCTTGATTCGCGCCAACGGCACAGCTAACCTATTTTTAATTAACCCCAACGGGATTGTATTTGGACAAAATGCACGCTTGGATATCGGCGGCTCGTTTATTGCCAGTACTGCTAATATTATCAAATTTGCAGATGGGACAGAATATCGAGTTGCTGACAACGCTTCCCCTTTGTTAACAATCAGTGTTCCTTTGGGATTGCAATTTGGCAGCAACCCCCAAGGTATCACAGTCCGAGGCGTGGGGCATGAATATAATTATCAAGCAGATATTGTTGACCGAATTAATGCCAATCAACCTGGTCTGTTTCTAGATACGCAAAATCCCGGTTTGCAGGTGCGAGAGGGAAAAACCCTAGCACTGGTGGGAGGAAGCGTCTCGCTTGACGGTGCGATTTTGAAAGCACCTGGAGGGAGAGTAGAAATTTTTGGTGCGGGTAGCAATGGTAGTGTTAACCTGCAGCAAGTTACAACAGGTGGGAAGGTGGAGAGCGACCCTTTCGCAGACATCCAAATTGCCAACAAAAGCTGGATTGGGACTACAGGAATTGGCGGAGGGGAAATAGCGCTCACAGGTAAAGACATTCGTTTCGCTTCTGAGTCTATCGTCAGAGCAGATACAACAGGTGGTCAAAATGGGAAAGGAATCAGCATTGTTGGTGACTCTATCGATATCAACCAGTCAAGTCTTGCTGCTTCTACATTTGGTGCGGGTAATGGTGGAGCAATTCTATTTGACGCTAAAAATATTAAATTTGAAAATAGCACTGCAGCATTTACAGAAACGTATTCCACAGCATTAGGTGCGGGAAAAGCTGGAGATGTTACCTTCAAAGCTGATTCTATTGGGACTAATCAAAGTCCAATCAGAAGTAATAGCTTTGGTGTGGGTCATGGCGGAAACATCAATATCAATGCTAAATCTTTGCAGATTAGCTATGGAGGTGGTACTGGTGCTAATGTTTTTGATGCGGGTAATGGCGGAGACACGACGATCAAAGTTGGTGAATTGATCATCAATTTCAGTGGTATTGGGTCAACAGTCTTCACTAGGAGTACAGGCGATGCTGGAAAAGTCAACATCACTGCTGACACTCTGCAACTCACATATGCAGGTATTGGTAATGGTACGCAAAAAGATAGCACAGGTGATGGTGGAGACATTACCTTGAATATTGATCAGATAACCCTCAATGCCGCAAGTATAATTGCTAAATCAGAGGGGACGGGAAATGGAGGAAAAATTAGCATTAATACTAAGAGATTAGAAATAACAGATGGAGGGGAAGTTTCTACAAACACGACTAACACAGGTAAAGCCGGAGAACTAGAGATTAATGTCGCTGGTGATTTCACTCTCAAAAGTGCAATCGTCAATAATATATCAGATGGCACTGGTAGTGCAGGAAAAGTGACGATTCAAGCCAATTCCTTGAATATTGAAGGAGGAGGAGGAATCAATGCGATCGCCACTGATCAAGGTAACGCTGGAGATATTAATATTCATGTGAAAGACCAATTTAATCTTCAGGGTGGTGCTATAAATGCTGGCTCATCTGGTGCGGGAAATGGTGGAATAATCAACATCAGTGCAGGTGATTTTCGTATTATAAACGCGGGAGGTATTAGTGCTAATTCAGCGGGTACAGGTAATGGAGGGAAAATTAACATTAATGTCAATAAATTACACCTAGAAAGCTCACCAATTTCTACTAACACTACAAATACAGCCCAAGCTGGAGAAATTGATATTAATGTTACAGACTCTTTTATCCTCATAAACACGTTTATAACTAACACATCAGATGGCACTGGTAATGGCGGAAAAATCAAGATTCAAGCCAATTCCTTTGATATTGAAGGAGGAGCAGGAATCAATGCGATCGCCACTAATCAAGGTAACGCTGGAGATATTAATATTAATGTGAAAGACCAATTTAATCTTCAGGGTGGTTCTATAAATGCTGGCTCATCTGGTGCGGGAAATGGAGGAAAAATTAACATCAGCGCTGGTAATTTTAATATTGTGAGTGCGGAAGGAATTATTAGTGAGACGCTGAGTACAGGAGCAGGCGGAGATATTAATATTAATGTGAAAGACCAATTTAATCTTCAAACAAGTGCTATATATACAAACTCATCTGATGTGGGGAATGGAGGAAAAATTAATATCAATGCAGGGAATTTTAATATTTTCAGTGCGGGAATTATTAGTGAAGCTAGGAATAGAGGAGCAGGTGGCGATATCAACATTCAGATAGAAAATTTATTTAATATTGAAAATGGGGGTGGAATCAGAGCGATCGCATCTGGTATCGGCGGTAGTGGTACAATCAAAGTCAATGCAGGAAATTTTCAGATAGAAAATGCAGAAATTATTAGTAAGTCAGATAGCCTCCAACCAGGAGGAGATATTAAAATTGATGCGAAAAACTCATTTATTCTGAGTAAAGGTAGTCTATATACTACCTCATCTGGTGCGGGAAATAGTGGCATCATCGACATAATTGCAGGGGGTAAATTTGAGATAAAAAATTCGGGAATTATTACTGAGACTCAGGGTACAGGAAAAGGTGGAGATATTAAAATTGATGTTAAAGAATTAGTTCTTAAAGAGCCTGGAGATAATCCTAATTCCTTGGCTACTAGGATAATGGCTAGTAGTATAAATAATGGCAATGCTGGTAATATAGAATTGTTTGCAGATTATATAGTACTTGATGGTATCGTTGCTGTATCTAGTAATGTAGGTTCTACCGCAGCACCAATAGTTACAATTAATAACCAGGAAAAAACTCCTAAAATTACTGTTACACCTCGTGGGAATAGTAATACTATTTTTCCCGATGCAGTGGGGAA is a genomic window of Fortiea contorta PCC 7126 containing:
- a CDS encoding alkaline phosphatase D family protein, producing MKFPQNGSLLNHWKRRDFLIGAGFATGLAVTSQWSPAIARPRFSDYPFRLGVASGDPLPDGVVLWTRLAPNPLNGGGMPPENIVVRWEVALDEKMRRVVQKGRTLATPDLAHSVHVDVRGLNPDRWYWYQFRVGNEVSPIGRTRTAPSFRRTAQQLNFAFVSCQDWQNGYYTAYQHLAEEDLDLVVHVGDYIYEYGPQTTGPRQHNSPEIVTLADYRNRYALYKTDANLQAAHAAFPWIVTWDDHEVENNYANLTPEENQSPEAFVARRANAYQAYYEHMPLRASSLPNGPDMQLYRRLTFGNLAEFHVLDTRQYRTVQPCDDGLKPRCPAALDENATMTGTEQEQWLFQGLDKSRSRWNVIAQQTMLAQFDFDPRPEVAVFNMDQWDGYVAARNRLLNFLQHRQPSNPVVITGDIHSSWVHDLKADFDNPASATVGTEFICTSISSDFPSQFIAPVQAALSANPHTKFFDGAFRGYVRCRLTPQRWQSDFRIVSTITNRNASISTLASFVVENGQPGAQRA
- a CDS encoding filamentous hemagglutinin N-terminal domain-containing protein; protein product: MSTNSCGWVLGIVIICGSSLAPNWAIAQITPDTSLPTATQVDTIGNTTNITGGTQAGTNLFHSFREFSIPTGNTAFFQNTADIQNIISRVTGGSRSDIDGLIRANGTANLFLINPNGIVFGQNARLDIGGSFIASTANIIKFADGTEYRVADNASPLLTISVPLGLQFGSNPQGITVRGVGHEYNYQADIVDRINANQPGLFLDTQNPGLQVREGKTLALVGGSVSLDGAILKAPGGRVEIFGAGSNGSVNLQQVTTGGKVESDPFADIQIANKSWIGTTGIGGGEIALTGKDIRFASESIVRADTTGGQNGKGISIVGDSIDINQSSLAASTFGAGNGGAILFDAKNIKFENSTAAFTETYSTALGAGKAGDVTFKADSIGTNQSPIRSNSFGVGHGGNININAKSLQISYGGGTGANVFDAGNGGDTTIKVGELIINFSGIGSTVFTRSTGDAGKVNITADTLQLTYAGIGNGTQKDSTGDGGDITLNIDQITLNAASIIAKSEGTGNGGKISINTKRLEITDGGEVSTNTTNTGKAGELEINVAGDFTLKSAIVNNISDGTGSAGKVTIQANSLNIEGGGGINAIATDQGNAGDINIHVKDQFNLQGGAINAGSSGAGNGGIINISAGDFRIINAGGISANSAGTGNGGKININVNKLHLESSPISTNTTNTAQAGEIDINVTDSFILINTFITNTSDGTGNGGKIKIQANSFDIEGGAGINAIATNQGNAGDININVKDQFNLQGGSINAGSSGAGNGGKINISAGNFNIVSAEGIISETLSTGAGGDININVKDQFNLQTSAIYTNSSDVGNGGKININAGNFNIFSAGIISEARNRGAGGDINIQIENLFNIENGGGIRAIASGIGGSGTIKVNAGNFQIENAEIISKSDSLQPGGDIKIDAKNSFILSKGSLYTTSSGAGNSGIIDIIAGGKFEIKNSGIITETQGTGKGGDIKIDVKELVLKEPGDNPNSLATRIMASSINNGNAGNIELFADYIVLDGIVAVSSNVGSTAAPIVTINNQEKTPKITVTPRGNSNTIFPDAVGNSGNITINSQSVSVKNGAQLTTSNFGQGNAGNIKITTLDAIFDGRNSTNTSGASSSIAKDAVGNGGTIEINTNNLTLTNGAQLTTSNLNQGNAGDIIIRAADKFFIDGVIGQSSNTGVFAESQTGQGGNITISADLMVLRRGGLISNISRVEGAAGIDGNVDINTKFLVAVPQENSDIIAIGSGRNPGSNIQVRSQGIFGTQIRKEQTPESDIVATGQATLNILDPDPNNGLVAFPTYIVDASRLINQNVCAARKNNSSFTSTGRGGLPLSPDDVLRGRAIITPWVTWTQENEQRVTQQPTPEVIVEAQGWVTNDKGEVTLVAAVPTVTPHHLQNIPSGCQDNS